A region from the Sporohalobacter salinus genome encodes:
- the hflC gene encoding protease modulator HflC has product MKKLSLTILVLVIAGIIISSTFFVVDETDQVVVLQFGDPVKSVTTPGLKFKIPMLQEVKYFEEQILEYDSNPKVIYTADEKNLEVNNYAQWRIKDPLLFYQSVGTMKAAQSQLDDIVYSELRAELGKYTLDEIISPTRKKIMKKVTKKSNHDSKSLGIEVVDVRIKRADLPKDNARSVYSRMNAHRKEEANRYRAEGEQQAKQIRAEAKKEKTVLLAEAKKKARQLRGQGDAQALQIYAKAYNQEPEFYRFIKTLETYRKTLNNKTTLILDSESDFLEYFNNINLNEKSIKQ; this is encoded by the coding sequence ATGAAGAAGTTAAGTTTAACTATTCTAGTATTAGTTATAGCTGGAATTATTATTAGTTCTACTTTTTTCGTTGTTGATGAAACTGATCAAGTTGTAGTGTTACAGTTTGGAGATCCAGTGAAATCAGTTACTACACCAGGTCTTAAGTTTAAAATTCCTATGCTGCAGGAAGTTAAATATTTTGAAGAACAGATTTTAGAGTATGATTCTAATCCTAAGGTAATTTATACCGCTGATGAAAAGAACCTTGAGGTGAATAATTATGCTCAGTGGAGAATTAAGGACCCTCTTTTATTCTATCAAAGTGTAGGAACCATGAAGGCTGCGCAATCTCAATTGGATGATATTGTTTATTCGGAATTGAGAGCTGAATTGGGTAAATATACTTTAGATGAAATAATATCTCCTACTCGAAAAAAAATAATGAAAAAAGTCACCAAAAAGAGTAATCATGATAGTAAGAGTCTAGGAATAGAAGTTGTTGATGTTCGAATTAAAAGAGCTGATCTGCCTAAAGACAATGCTAGATCTGTTTATTCTCGAATGAATGCTCATCGCAAAGAGGAAGCTAATAGATATCGAGCAGAAGGAGAACAGCAGGCTAAGCAGATTAGAGCTGAAGCTAAAAAAGAAAAAACAGTTCTTCTTGCTGAGGCTAAAAAGAAAGCGCGTCAACTTCGTGGTCAAGGTGATGCTCAAGCTCTACAAATTTATGCTAAGGCATATAATCAAGAACCGGAGTTTTATCGTTTTATTAAAACATTGGAAACATATAGAAAAACTTTAAATAACAAAACTACTCTTATACTTGATTCAGAAAGTGATTTTTTAGAGTACTTTAATAATATTAATTTAAATGAAAAAAGTATAAAACAATAA